From a region of the Caldicellulosiruptoraceae bacterium PP1 genome:
- the purC gene encoding phosphoribosylaminoimidazolesuccinocarboxamide synthase, protein MKYEITEFLYEGKAKRIYKSNVDNVFIVEFKDDATAFDGTKRGTIAEKGIINNKVSNHLFKLLEKNGVKTHYIEEIDERKTAVKGVSIIQVEVIVRNIAAGSICQRLGLVEGTMLKRPILEFCFKNDELHDPQINQYHILALDLATENEIEIMSESSFKINNILRDYLRDVNIDLIDFKLEFGRINNEIILADEISPDTCRFWDISTREKLDKDRFRRDLGNIEGVYKEVLKRLGL, encoded by the coding sequence ATGAAATATGAAATTACTGAGTTTTTATATGAAGGTAAAGCAAAAAGGATTTATAAAAGTAATGTTGATAATGTCTTTATTGTTGAATTTAAGGATGATGCGACAGCATTTGATGGAACTAAAAGAGGGACAATAGCAGAAAAAGGTATCATAAACAACAAGGTATCAAATCATTTATTTAAATTATTAGAAAAAAATGGAGTAAAGACACATTATATTGAAGAAATTGATGAAAGAAAAACAGCAGTAAAAGGTGTATCAATTATTCAAGTAGAAGTTATTGTTAGAAATATAGCTGCTGGTTCTATTTGTCAACGGCTTGGGCTTGTTGAAGGCACAATGCTGAAAAGGCCTATTTTGGAATTTTGTTTTAAAAATGATGAACTACATGATCCACAGATTAATCAATATCATATTTTAGCATTGGATCTAGCAACTGAAAATGAGATCGAAATAATGTCTGAGTCATCCTTTAAAATTAATAATATATTAAGAGATTACTTAAGAGATGTAAATATTGATTTGATAGATTTTAAATTAGAATTTGGAAGAATTAATAATGAAATAATATTAGCAGATGAAATATCGCCTGATACTTGTAGATTTTGGGATATTAGTACTCGTGAAAAATTAGACAAAGATAGATTTAGAAGAGATTTAGGAAATATTGAAGGAGTTTATAAAGAGGTTCTAAAAAGATTAGGATTATAG
- a CDS encoding cation-translocating P-type ATPase gives MIDPPREEAKQAIKTCFNAGIVPVMITGDHIDTAVAIADKLEIFDSKIDKSKQILTGNELNYLSDNELESIIENIRVYARVSPEHKMRIVNAWKKKNKIVAMTGDGVNDAPAIKFADIGIGMGITGTDVTKNVSDIVLADDNFATIVSAIKEGRKIYDNIKKTIQFLLSSNIGEVVTLFFGTILNWNVLYPIHILWVNLVTDSLPALSLGMEKEDKDIMTRTPKKVKESIFDGNMGFSILYQGTIKGIITLIVYFIGHKLYGQSIAVTMTFLTLSLIQLTHSYNARSNTESLFSIGIFSNKYLNISVIITILLQLIVILIPSLREIFKITYINFEQWLIVIFASLSIIPIVELVKFFTRNNKTKI, from the coding sequence ATGATTGATCCACCTAGAGAAGAAGCAAAGCAAGCTATTAAGACCTGTTTTAATGCAGGAATAGTACCTGTTATGATTACAGGTGATCATATAGATACTGCTGTTGCTATAGCAGATAAACTAGAAATTTTTGACAGCAAAATAGATAAAAGCAAACAAATATTAACTGGAAATGAGTTAAATTATCTGTCAGACAATGAACTTGAATCAATAATAGAGAATATTAGAGTGTATGCAAGAGTATCACCTGAACACAAAATGAGAATAGTAAATGCATGGAAAAAGAAAAATAAAATAGTAGCAATGACTGGTGATGGTGTAAACGATGCTCCTGCAATTAAATTTGCTGATATAGGTATAGGAATGGGTATTACAGGTACTGATGTAACAAAAAATGTATCAGATATAGTATTGGCTGATGACAATTTTGCAACTATTGTTTCTGCGATTAAAGAAGGTAGAAAAATATATGACAATATCAAAAAAACAATTCAATTTCTTTTGTCTTCAAATATTGGCGAAGTTGTTACTTTATTTTTTGGGACCATATTAAATTGGAATGTATTATATCCTATTCATATATTATGGGTAAACTTAGTAACCGATTCACTACCTGCTTTGTCACTAGGGATGGAGAAAGAAGATAAAGATATTATGACAAGAACACCAAAAAAAGTAAAAGAAAGTATATTTGATGGTAATATGGGATTTAGTATTTTATATCAGGGGACAATAAAGGGAATCATTACTTTAATTGTATATTTTATTGGACATAAATTATATGGGCAATCAATAGCTGTTACTATGACATTTTTAACACTAAGTTTGATTCAGCTTACACATTCATATAATGCAAGATCAAATACAGAATCTTTATTTTCAATTGGAATATTTAGCAACAAGTATTTAAATATCTCAGTAATTATAACTATTTTATTACAATTGATAGTAATATTAATTCCATCATTAAGAGAAATATTCAAAATAACATATATTAATTTTGAGCAATGGTTAATTGTAATATTCGCTTCATTATCAATTATACCGATTGTTGAACTTGTAAAATTTTTTACAAGAAACAATAAAACAAAAATCTAA
- a CDS encoding TrkH family potassium uptake protein has product MSIIKNNNEIKHIFYMSGKILTAIGFVESISLFVSLFYKEWDMLFNLMIGVGTFFIIGFLFIAFGRETKEDRFTWGSGMAMVALTWGLSVLISAIPYYLSGHFVSYLDACFDVMSGFTTTGLVLILDLDHVPMGLNMWRHLITFLGGQGMVVLGLTFLASGMKGLFKMYVGEARDEQIFPNVVHTARIIWYVSLMYLALGTIALTINGVLIGLPLEMAFFRGMWMFMGAWSTGGFTPQSQNALYFHSLSYEIVSMVIMLLGTINFALHYTILSGRYKESIKNIEIKSLFVTINSFFLLSLFSLTKVYNQPIHMFRKVFYHIVSAHTGTGFSTLYANQFYFEWSDASIIAIVMAMIAGGSMCSTAGGFKALRIGIIFNSLIDDVKRLIRPDSAVVVEKFHHLKEVVLNDKVVRNASIIVFAYILTFTIGTLAGTMYGYPIKQAMFESASVTGNVGLSAGITLPSMPDGLKVIYIIMMWVARLEFMSVIALVAFLLKETREKI; this is encoded by the coding sequence ATGTCTATTATTAAAAACAATAATGAGATAAAGCACATATTTTATATGAGTGGTAAAATTTTGACTGCCATTGGTTTTGTAGAATCAATCTCTTTATTTGTTTCATTATTTTATAAAGAATGGGATATGCTTTTTAACCTTATGATAGGTGTAGGAACATTTTTTATAATCGGCTTTTTGTTTATTGCTTTTGGTAGAGAAACAAAAGAAGATAGATTTACTTGGGGTTCAGGTATGGCAATGGTTGCTTTAACTTGGGGATTAAGTGTATTAATTTCTGCAATACCATATTATTTATCAGGGCATTTTGTATCCTATCTAGATGCATGTTTTGATGTTATGAGTGGGTTTACAACAACTGGTTTAGTACTCATTCTAGATCTTGATCATGTTCCAATGGGGCTTAATATGTGGAGACACTTAATCACTTTTTTAGGTGGACAAGGTATGGTTGTTTTGGGTCTTACATTCTTAGCCAGTGGGATGAAGGGTTTATTTAAAATGTATGTTGGTGAAGCAAGAGATGAACAGATATTTCCTAACGTTGTTCATACAGCAAGAATAATTTGGTATGTAAGTCTTATGTATTTAGCTTTGGGAACAATTGCTTTAACAATTAATGGTGTATTAATTGGCCTACCACTTGAAATGGCATTTTTCAGAGGTATGTGGATGTTTATGGGTGCATGGTCTACAGGAGGATTTACTCCTCAATCACAAAATGCCTTATATTTTCATAGTTTATCTTATGAAATTGTTAGTATGGTTATAATGCTTCTTGGAACAATAAACTTTGCTCTTCATTACACTATATTAAGTGGTAGGTATAAAGAAAGTATTAAAAATATAGAAATAAAAAGCTTATTTGTCACAATTAATTCATTTTTTTTGTTGTCATTGTTTAGCCTAACTAAAGTATATAATCAGCCTATCCATATGTTTAGAAAAGTTTTTTATCATATTGTATCTGCACATACTGGGACAGGTTTTTCTACACTTTATGCTAACCAGTTTTATTTTGAATGGTCTGATGCAAGTATTATCGCAATTGTAATGGCAATGATAGCTGGTGGTTCAATGTGTTCAACTGCTGGCGGTTTTAAAGCCTTAAGAATTGGAATTATATTCAATTCATTAATTGATGATGTGAAAAGACTTATAAGACCTGACTCAGCTGTTGTAGTTGAAAAATTTCATCATCTAAAAGAGGTAGTACTTAATGATAAAGTTGTCAGAAATGCCTCCATAATAGTTTTTGCATATATTCTCACATTCACCATAGGGACACTTGCAGGAACAATGTATGGCTATCCAATAAAACAGGCTATGTTTGAATCAGCCTCAGTTACAGGTAATGTTGGATTGTCAGCAGGTATAACACTGCCTTCAATGCCTGATGGTTTAAAAGTTATATATATTATAATGATGTGGGTTGCACGTTTAGAGTTTATGTCTGTTATTGCTTTAGTTGCATTTCTTTTAAAAGAAACGAGGGAAAAGATATGA
- a CDS encoding SpoIID/LytB domain-containing protein, with protein sequence MKKTLLLLLIASISIGFFPIYAQNTVPLWIRIGLYYNDQYDKVKPSDSTTISADNNLNFYISDDKNYSLITATNFKSLVVSKDVYNNSQNGAYYHLVVGNYISYLDALKAINNYYNLGYEVYPAYILGTYKIIIGNFDSIAKAQQAKAKIYGSEVFQSNTLVRVMDNNKTIFAFDGGTEKFLMIVPTAINGIEKIKVNSKLYRGRIEFKRLKSSDMTVINVTKLEEYLYGIIRMEIDPLWNPEVVKAFAIVARTYALQNLNKHSSMGFDLCPTDDCQVYGGAVDGTYGEKQAISAVDATKGEVITYNGKLISAVYFSSTGGIPTEDSENVWKYPVEYLRSVDNSKETPNSKSQWTFQFSKNELKEKLKVRKIDVGDILDIQILEKTKVGRVLRLKIIGTNGEYEVQKETTRTIFGLYSQAYSIATDSDINTVNEDNSVKRERVSGKYILNEDGVMEQVYNTNINAVDENGQTFEISTIPNTYTFNGFGWGHGVGMSQWGAKGLADKGYTYKQIIKHYYTGVEIEKR encoded by the coding sequence ATGAAAAAAACATTGCTATTATTACTTATTGCATCAATCTCAATAGGTTTCTTTCCCATTTATGCGCAAAATACAGTACCTTTATGGATAAGAATAGGACTTTATTATAACGACCAATATGATAAAGTAAAACCATCAGATTCAACTACTATTTCTGCAGATAATAATTTAAATTTTTACATAAGCGATGATAAAAACTATTCATTAATTACAGCTACAAACTTTAAAAGTTTAGTTGTTTCTAAAGATGTATATAATAATTCTCAAAATGGAGCATATTATCATTTAGTAGTTGGAAATTATATAAGTTATTTAGATGCATTAAAAGCTATAAATAATTATTATAATTTAGGCTATGAGGTTTATCCGGCATATATATTGGGGACATATAAAATTATTATTGGTAACTTTGATAGTATAGCAAAAGCACAACAAGCTAAAGCAAAAATATATGGCTCAGAAGTTTTTCAAAGTAATACTTTAGTAAGAGTGATGGATAATAATAAAACGATTTTTGCATTTGATGGTGGTACTGAAAAATTCCTTATGATTGTACCAACTGCAATTAATGGTATTGAAAAGATAAAAGTTAATTCAAAACTTTACAGAGGGCGTATTGAATTTAAAAGATTAAAGTCAAGTGATATGACTGTTATTAATGTAACTAAACTTGAGGAGTATCTTTATGGTATAATCAGAATGGAGATTGACCCTTTGTGGAACCCAGAGGTTGTGAAAGCCTTTGCTATTGTTGCAAGAACATATGCATTACAGAACTTAAATAAGCACTCATCAATGGGATTTGACCTTTGTCCTACTGATGATTGTCAGGTTTATGGTGGTGCTGTTGATGGAACATACGGTGAAAAACAAGCAATTAGTGCTGTTGACGCAACAAAAGGTGAAGTGATAACATATAATGGGAAATTAATTAGTGCAGTATATTTTTCATCAACTGGAGGAATTCCTACTGAGGACTCAGAAAATGTATGGAAGTATCCTGTTGAATATCTTCGCTCTGTTGATAATTCAAAAGAAACTCCAAATTCGAAATCTCAGTGGACATTCCAGTTTTCAAAAAATGAGTTAAAAGAAAAGCTAAAGGTAAGAAAAATTGATGTAGGTGATATATTAGATATTCAAATTTTAGAAAAAACAAAGGTTGGAAGAGTCTTAAGACTTAAAATTATTGGTACAAATGGAGAATATGAGGTCCAAAAAGAAACGACACGTACAATTTTCGGACTTTATAGCCAAGCATATTCAATTGCTACTGATAGTGATATAAATACTGTAAATGAAGACAATTCTGTAAAAAGAGAAAGGGTATCAGGAAAGTATATTTTAAATGAAGATGGAGTTATGGAACAGGTTTATAATACAAATATAAATGCAGTTGATGAAAATGGACAGACTTTTGAGATATCAACAATACCGAACACCTATACTTTTAATGGCTTTGGTTGGGGACATGGTGTTGGAATGAGCCAATGGGGAGCAAAAGGATTGGCAGACAAGGGATACACATATAAACAGATTATAAAACATTATTATACAGGAGTTGAAATTGAAAAGAGATGA
- the purE gene encoding 5-(carboxyamino)imidazole ribonucleotide mutase, which produces MSKVAVLIGSQSDFPLIIKTLKVLKDFEIDYELRILSAHRVPDETIQFAQSAKSNGFDVIIAAAGKAAHLPGVVASNTTLPVIGIPIKSSTLDGLDALFSIVQMPKGIPVATVAIDGAENAALLAVRILSLNNPNIYYKLEKFIKNMKDEVLEQDKKIYEEAKNI; this is translated from the coding sequence ATGTCAAAAGTTGCTGTTTTAATTGGTTCACAATCAGATTTTCCATTAATAATAAAAACTTTAAAAGTGCTAAAAGATTTTGAGATTGATTATGAACTAAGAATTCTTTCGGCACATAGGGTACCTGATGAAACTATTCAATTTGCACAAAGTGCAAAATCCAATGGATTTGATGTTATTATTGCTGCTGCAGGCAAAGCAGCTCATTTACCAGGGGTTGTTGCATCAAATACAACATTACCAGTAATAGGAATACCTATAAAGTCGTCAACTTTAGATGGCTTAGATGCTCTTTTTTCAATAGTTCAAATGCCTAAAGGTATACCTGTTGCAACAGTTGCTATCGATGGTGCTGAAAATGCAGCACTATTAGCTGTTAGAATATTAAGTTTAAATAACCCAAATATATATTACAAATTAGAAAAGTTTATTAAAAATATGAAAGATGAGGTTTTGGAGCAAGACAAAAAGATATATGAGGAGGCTAAAAATATATGA
- a CDS encoding DNA-binding protein: MIIKKILLVAIIIISISQFAYATQKSIDSNTLINNAKYYDGKTVTFIGEAIGEIMKRGKYAWVNINDGYNAIGIYLPASEVEKIRLLGKHNQIGDIVMVKGVFHRACKEHGADLDIHANKIEIIKRGYIKKEVITPIKAIFATIFFISGVTLIGYAIKKNW, translated from the coding sequence ATGATAATAAAAAAGATACTACTGGTAGCTATAATAATTATTTCAATTTCTCAATTTGCTTATGCTACTCAAAAATCAATTGATAGCAACACATTAATTAATAATGCAAAATACTATGATGGAAAAACTGTAACATTTATCGGTGAAGCAATTGGCGAAATAATGAAAAGAGGAAAGTATGCTTGGGTAAATATAAATGATGGATATAATGCTATTGGAATTTATCTACCCGCTTCAGAAGTTGAAAAAATACGTTTATTAGGCAAACATAATCAAATAGGCGATATTGTGATGGTTAAAGGAGTTTTTCATAGAGCTTGCAAAGAACATGGAGCAGATTTGGATATTCATGCAAATAAAATTGAGATAATAAAAAGAGGCTATATTAAAAAAGAAGTTATTACACCAATTAAAGCAATTTTCGCAACTATATTTTTTATTTCGGGTGTAACTTTAATTGGCTATGCTATAAAAAAGAATTGGTAA
- a CDS encoding TrkA family potassium uptake protein has translation MYIIVVGCGKVGSTLANSLSNDGHDVVVIDNDASNFSRLGADYNGAKIQGIVIDEDVLKQAGIERADALAAVTPDDSTNIMTAQIAEEIYKVPHVIARIYDPLREDIFHSLGLETICPTTLAVEYIKAMLFSREVRYKQQFGKDSVIFKYVTPKKSDIGKGLDKITLPENSYLFGIIRNDNFLFKNKNIKLQADDTMVIAEKKVKK, from the coding sequence GTGTATATTATTGTAGTTGGTTGTGGTAAAGTAGGTTCTACTTTGGCAAATAGTTTATCTAATGATGGTCATGATGTAGTTGTAATTGATAATGATGCAAGTAATTTTAGTAGACTTGGTGCTGATTATAATGGTGCAAAAATACAAGGGATAGTTATTGATGAAGATGTCTTAAAACAAGCTGGAATAGAAAGAGCTGATGCCTTAGCTGCTGTTACACCAGATGACAGTACAAATATAATGACGGCACAGATAGCTGAGGAAATATACAAGGTCCCTCATGTTATAGCTAGGATATATGATCCATTGCGTGAAGATATATTTCACTCTTTGGGGCTTGAAACAATATGCCCAACAACTTTAGCTGTTGAGTACATTAAGGCTATGCTTTTTTCACGTGAAGTTAGATACAAACAACAATTTGGCAAAGATAGTGTTATTTTTAAATATGTTACTCCTAAAAAAAGCGATATTGGAAAAGGACTTGATAAAATAACCTTACCTGAAAATTCATACCTTTTTGGAATTATTAGAAATGATAACTTTTTATTTAAAAATAAGAATATAAAACTTCAAGCTGATGACACAATGGTTATTGCTGAAAAGAAGGTGAAAAAATGA
- a CDS encoding TrkA family potassium uptake protein, translating to MNIVIVGGGKLGYFLTRLLADNKKYNITVIEEQPELCRKVAEEFPRVVVINGDGTSLETLSDAKLDKCNFFIAVTGRDEDNLISCQLAKKVYNVKRTIARANNPKNINVMKKLGVDNVISSTDIIAKLIENEVEIEPLNTLVTLKNGHIIVFEKVVQPGSYAANKRLNDIPFPKQSIIGAITRDDESFVPSGDTEILPGDKLLVIISEVDRSQFIKLISKS from the coding sequence ATGAATATTGTAATAGTAGGTGGAGGTAAACTAGGATATTTTTTAACAAGACTTCTTGCAGATAATAAGAAATACAATATAACAGTTATAGAAGAACAACCAGAGCTGTGTAGAAAAGTTGCAGAAGAATTCCCAAGAGTGGTTGTAATTAATGGAGATGGAACATCACTTGAAACATTATCTGATGCAAAGTTAGATAAATGTAACTTTTTTATTGCTGTAACAGGAAGAGATGAAGATAATCTTATTAGTTGTCAGTTGGCAAAAAAAGTATATAATGTCAAAAGAACAATTGCTCGTGCTAATAACCCTAAAAATATAAATGTTATGAAAAAATTAGGTGTAGATAATGTAATATCTTCTACTGATATTATTGCTAAACTTATTGAAAATGAAGTTGAGATAGAACCTTTAAATACATTAGTAACCTTAAAAAATGGGCATATTATTGTCTTTGAAAAGGTTGTCCAACCAGGATCTTATGCTGCTAATAAAAGGTTAAATGATATCCCTTTCCCAAAACAAAGTATAATTGGAGCAATTACCAGAGATGATGAAAGCTTTGTACCATCAGGTGATACCGAAATATTACCAGGAGATAAATTGCTTGTTATTATTTCTGAAGTTGATAGATCTCAATTTATTAAACTTATATCAAAAAGTTGA
- a CDS encoding VanZ family protein, whose protein sequence is MRENIKTIFQWMLVFIWMGVIFWFSSQEGSISHQKSLNISVLVEKTIEYILDKDLINNSNRDTFEFIIRKIAHMTEYFILTLLLYNALKNNKRVFLYSFIIAFLYAVTDETHQIFVQGRGPSPVDVGIDSIGSLIYIGIKKIKKAV, encoded by the coding sequence TTGAGAGAAAATATAAAAACTATATTTCAATGGATGCTTGTTTTTATTTGGATGGGGGTTATTTTTTGGTTTTCTTCTCAAGAAGGGAGTATTTCACATCAAAAAAGTCTTAATATTTCAGTTTTAGTTGAAAAAACAATTGAATATATACTAGATAAAGATTTAATAAATAACTCAAATAGAGATACATTCGAATTTATTATAAGGAAAATAGCTCATATGACAGAATATTTTATATTAACATTACTCTTATATAACGCACTTAAAAACAATAAGAGAGTATTTTTGTATTCTTTTATTATAGCTTTTTTGTATGCAGTTACTGACGAAACTCATCAGATATTTGTTCAAGGCAGAGGACCAAGTCCAGTTGATGTTGGAATAGATAGTATAGGGAGTTTGATATATATTGGTATTAAGAAAATTAAAAAGGCTGTCTAA